TTTAACAGAGCTTCATAAGCTAACACATAAAGGTGGTAAGAAAAAAATAAGAAGGAAATGGCTCAATCAGCTTACACCACTTTCATTGGCAGTGTGGTGGTGCGATGATGGGTCTCTTGTAGGAAACACTAGAAAAGGTGTTTTTTGCACAGATAGCTTTTCTTTAGAAGAAATCAAAATCTTGAGAAAATATCTAAGAATTGTTTGGGATATAGAAACAAATCTAGGTACAATCAAGACTAAATCTGGGAAAAACTGTTACAGGCTGTGGATAACCTCCACACAACAACTTAAAAAATTTCTTCAAATTATTTTACCCGAGATACCAACAGAAAATATGCTTCAAAAGGCAACTATCCTTTACAAAGATTCTCAACTCCAAGAACGCTGGATCTCTGAAGTAGAAAAACTGTCCCCTTTCTCCAGAAGCGCTATTGATAAACAGGTAGCGCTGAAAAAATCTAAATGGAAGGCCTTCAGAGAATGATATAGTCCGATATCCATGGCAACATGGAAAAAATACACGATGACCCGTGTAGTCCACGCTGTAAACGATCCTTGCTAGATAGTTGTCCCGATTTATCGGGGTGGCTGTCGCAGCTAACGCATTAAGCAAGGCGCCTGGGAACTACGGCCGCAAGGCTAAAACTCAAAGGAATTGGCGGGGAGATGCACAAGCGGTGGAGCATGTGGTTTAATTGGATGATGACCCAGGAACCTTACCCAGGTTTGACATGCAGTTGCAAATCCCGTGAAAGCGGGACTTCTTCGAGAGTACTGCACAGGTGTTGCATGGCTGTCTTCAGCTCGTGCCGTGAGGTGTACGGTTAAGTCCGTCAACGAGCGCAACCCCCACTCTGATTTGTATCACTATCAGGGAACTGCCCCCGTAAGGGGGAGGAAGGTGGGGATGACGTCAAGTCGGCATGGCCTTTATGCCTGGGGCTACACACATGCTACAATGGCCAGTACAAAGGGTTGCAACCTCGCGAGGGGAAGCTAATCTCATCAAAGCTGGTCTCAGTTCGGATTGAAGGCTGCAATTCGCCTTCATGAAGCTGGAATCGCTAGTAATCGCCGGTCAGCTATACGGTGGTGAATATGTTCTCATCTCTTGCACACACCGCCTGATTAATAAAAGCGCCTGGCAGCTAAAATATCTAGTAGGTTAAAATCCTACTCCGCCAGTTGGCGGATAGCCAAAAAAACATAGCAGTCCCGAAAAGGCGACTTCTCGGGATGAAGGGCTTGAGGCAAAAAGCAGCCTAAAAATTAAATAAGCAGACGACTTCTGCTGGGCGGTCAGAAGGAAGTCGTAAAAAGGCTTTTTTAGGATGCTCGGAACAGATTTTTTAGTAACCCAGGGAGATCTCGTATTGATATTCGGTAGACCTTCGGGTATACTTGGAAACATGAGGTTTGTTAAAGATACGAGAAGTCAGCAGAACCATAGTACCCTAAGAAACAATCTAAGGGGAAGGGTGAAACCTAAGATATCAGCAGATTATGTTATTGGATTAGTAGATGGAGAGGGGTGCTTCTATGTTAATGTAAGAAAGGCCGCACACAAAAAATGGCGGCCACGGGTACAAGCTCACTTGTACATTAAACTGAAACAGGAAGATTTCCCCTTACTAAAAGAAGTAAACACTTTTTTTGGATGTGGAAAGGTATATTATCAGAAAGAAACAAGGAGTAATCACACACCTTGTTTTAGATTTGAGGTAAATTCTCATAAAGACCTCATACGGGTAGTAGTGCCATTCTTTGAAACACACCCATTACAAAGTTCAAAAGACACAGATTTCTTAATATTCAAAGACATTGTTAGGTTGATAGAAACAAAAGAACATCTAACCGAAGAGGGTCTGGAGAAGATAAGAAATCTAAAAAAGCAAATGAATCTTGGGGCTCGCCGTGTGCGGGAAATCCGCTCGCACGGTGGGAACGCGAAGTAACCTCAACTATCGCATTCCGTCAATTGGGGGAAGCTGGAAACACCTGAAGGCTGTGTTTTACACGGACCAAGGTGGAGCCAGTAACCAACAATAAGTCGTAAAATTGTTGCGACTCTTAGATAAATTCTAAGAACAAACTTGGCTATATGCTGGAAACCCTTGAAAAGTTGTTAGTACTTTAGGTAAAATTACCAAATGAATACCGAAAGTGAAAATCTAACAAATAGAGACAATCAGCAGGAAAGATCCCGACCTAGTGTCGGGAAATCCCCAGAGACTACACGCCAAGCTCCTAAGAAAAAATTAACGAAAGCCTATCTGTTGGGTTTGTTACACGATGCCACTGAAACTAAATATACCTTCAGAATTGCCCAAAATAATAGAGAATTCACGAAAACTATACAAAATGGAATTTTAGCTCTCGGCTACAAAGCATGGGTATATAAAGAAGGGAAAAATAGAAATGTCTTCGTGACAGAATTCTCTAAAAAACTTCTTGATGAGTTTGTAATAAAAACTCTAGAGGATAAAAAAGATTACATAAGAGGATACTTTGACGCAGAAGGGGGCATAGCCAAAAACGCTAATGTTCGTTTCTACCTCTATTTTGCGCAGAAAAATCTTAACGATCTAAGAGAAGTAAAAAGGTATCTATCGGATATAAACATACAGTGTGGCAAAACGCATAACCCAAGTAAAAGGGTAGATCCGCATTACTGGAGATTTTATATAGGAATCTCGTCTCATAAGCACTTTGCCAAAGAGATAGGTTCTTTACACCCAGTGAAATCGGAAATTCTTAGGATGAAGATATAGTCCATACTTAATGGAAACATTGAGAATAATATGAACAAGGTAGCCGTAGGGGAATCTGCGGCTGGATCACCTCCTTTCTAAGGAGTAAAACTTCGCTCAAAAAGCGAATCTTTAGAGCGAGTCTCTAAAGAAAACTCACTTACTTTCTAGCCGAAAGTTTGTTGAGTAACTTGTGCCTTCACGTACAGGTTAGTAAAGGGTAGCCCTTTAGTCCCAAGGGACTTCGGGACTGCTTTCAGCAGCTTAGCAATATGATGCTTAAACATTGCAAACGAGGCTCTTTTTACCTTTTAGGAATTAGAAAAAACTATTGACAAGCATAAATTAAGTGGGATAAACTGTAACTGTGAAGAAGAAAACTGCTAGAAAACCTGCCAATATAAGCGATGAGCATTTTAACAGACTGCCTATTGTTTTATCTTTGTTTGTATCCTTCGTAATTCTAACCCTTTCTCTGCTAGCTCTTTTTGACAATCAAAGAAATTTAGCCGAAAAAGCGGGAGCCGAACAAATTAAAGTTCTTCAAAACAATAAGTAGTTAAACAATAACCCCTCCTCCCAATACTGTATCTTTGCAATAAAAAACAGCGCTTTGCCCTAGCGCTACCCCAAACGCTTTTTTGCCAAGCTTTACCGTTATAATACCCTTTTGCTCTTTAATAGATGTTACGGGATAAAGCTCTCCCAAATGTCTAATTCTAATTTCGATTCGGGTTGAATCCGCCTCGGGCGGGTTGAACCCTGTTTTTACCTCAAATTCATCGCAAAAAGCTTCTTCGTAGGGACCGACTGTAAGGATGTTTTTGTTCACATCTTTTGCAACTACATATAAAGGTTGGGGGGATTCTCTATCTTCCACTCTAAACCCGTGCCTTTGCCCAATAGTATAAAACCACGCGCCAATATGTTCCCCTATAATATTTCCTGCTGTACCCAAAACCTTTCCTTTTTTTTGCTTTATTCTTTCGTTTAGGAATTCTCTAATATCCACTTTGCCAACAAAACATATTCCTTGACTATCGGGCTTATACCATACGGGCAGACCCATTTCTTTGGCAATTTCTCTAACTTGAATTTTTGTGTACTCCCCTATTGGAAAAATTGTTTTGGACAAAATCTCTGAAGTTAAAGGATACAAAAAATAAGATTGGTCTTTTGAGGGGTCCGCCCCTTTAAGAAGTTTGTATTTATTGAAATCGTCCCTTCTCACTCTCGCGTAATGCCCCGTTGCCACAAAATCTACTTTTAGGTCTTTGAAGGCTTTCTTAAAAAAAAGCCCAAACTTTATTTCTTTATTACACATTACATCGGGATTAGGCGTTCTTCCCGCTTTATATTCGCTATAGAAATAATCAATTACTTTTTTCTTATATTCTTTAGTAAAATCCCAAACCAAAAGAGGCAAGTCCAAAAAACCGGCTATTTTCGCCGCATCTACCCTATCTGGATCAGAAGAACAGCCCTCGCCATCTTTTTCCCAACAGACCATATGAACACAGGTTACCTCATACCCTTGCTTTTTTAATAAAGCGGCGGACACGGCGGAATCCACACCACCTGATAAAGCCAAAACTACCTTTTTTCCTTTTCCAATTTTTTCTTTCATAGGAATATTTTAGCACAACAGTAGCCTTGTCATTGCGAGGAACGAGCGTAAGCGAGAGACGAAGCAATCCCAATGAGATTGCTTCGTCCTGCTTCGCAGTCCTCGCAATGACGGGAGAGACAGAAATGTGGTATAATAAGATACTATAACACCCACACAAAAGTCTTGTGGGGAAATGTCCATATACATAAGAGGAGAGGAGGAAAAACGATGGACGAATATGGTGTCATTGCGTTTGCAGCGCATGTAAGAAAAGCGAATTTCTGCAGTTCGCCTGCTGCGGCCTTGTTCACCCTAATGAATAGGGCATGGGAA
This window of the Patescibacteria group bacterium genome carries:
- a CDS encoding LAGLIDADG family homing endonuclease encodes the protein MKPKISADYVIGLVDGEGCFYVNVRKAAHKKWRPRVQAHLYIKLKQEDFPLLKEVNTFFGCGKVYYQKETRSNHTPCFRFEVNSHKDLIRVVVPFFETHPLQSSKDTDFLIFKDIVRLIETKEHLTEEGLEKIRNLKKQMNLGARRVREIRSHGGNAK
- the mnmA gene encoding tRNA 2-thiouridine(34) synthase MnmA, with protein sequence MKEKIGKGKKVVLALSGGVDSAVSAALLKKQGYEVTCVHMVCWEKDGEGCSSDPDRVDAAKIAGFLDLPLLVWDFTKEYKKKVIDYFYSEYKAGRTPNPDVMCNKEIKFGLFFKKAFKDLKVDFVATGHYARVRRDDFNKYKLLKGADPSKDQSYFLYPLTSEILSKTIFPIGEYTKIQVREIAKEMGLPVWYKPDSQGICFVGKVDIREFLNERIKQKKGKVLGTAGNIIGEHIGAWFYTIGQRHGFRVEDRESPQPLYVVAKDVNKNILTVGPYEEAFCDEFEVKTGFNPPEADSTRIEIRIRHLGELYPVTSIKEQKGIITVKLGKKAFGVALGQSAVFYCKDTVLGGGVIV